The Chryseolinea soli nucleotide sequence TCCTGATGTATTTCTTGAATCAATACGTGATGCAAAAAGCGGCGGCGACTCCTCCTAAACCCACCGTGGTAGAGGCGGCGCCACAAGAAGTTGCCCCTTCGATCGAATAGAAAATATTTTCTCCTTTATAAAGAAGAGCCAGCGACAACCTTCGCTGGCTTTTTTTATGCTATGAATTTCAATGTGGAAAGCGTGAGGTAAAGAAAAAAAGCGTTGAGACATGTCGCCGAAATAAAATTGAGCCACATCGTATGCTGGTAGTCTGCTTTGGTTTCATCACGGTAGGCCTGGGCGAACCAGTATAAGAAATAGAGCACCACGGGCGACAAGGCGATCAAAAATGCGATGGCCTGACGGTTTGAAAAAAATGCGTTGAAATAGATCACGAAGCCCAGCGTAACCACCCCAAAAACGGCGCCCACAAAATAGAACGTACCCCGGATGCCGAGCAAGAGGCTTAGCGTTTTGTCGCCGCGGCGTCCGTCTTCGTCGTGTTGATAGATCTGCGTCATGGGATAGTTGCCCCAAAGCATGAGAGTAGACAAGGCTGCGGGGATGAGCACGGGCCATTGCCAGGCGGTCTCCAGCGAAAATTTGTTTATGCCCACATAGCACATGATGAACGTGAAGAACCCCTGGAAGATCCCGGCCACCAACCAGCCGCCGATGGGATACTTTTTTAACCGGATGGCGGGATGGCTGTAGGCTTTCGACACCAGGCCGTAGACGAAGAGCATCACGGCAAAGGTGAAGCTGATCATCAACCATCCTAAACCAATGGCGAGTGCGTCGAAAAGCAAGGCGAGGGAATAGAGACCTTTGTTTACAGGAGGAGGATTTTTCAGACCGCCGATGCTTTTTTCATCTTTGTCGAAATAGCTGTTGTAACCGTTACTCGCCGGGTACAGCAACAGGTGTATAATGATGAATGTCCAGAACACCGTTGCATACATGCTGTTATTAGGAGATACCGAAAGGCTAAAAAGGAACACGGGCATCAGAAAATAAGAAAACGGAATGCGCATGTGCAACCATGAAGACAAAGAAAGCATAGGCGAAAAATTAATTTCCGAAGCTAAGAACAGCCTGATCTAAATTATAGTTTTTTGGAATATATTGAAACGCATGAGCCACA carries:
- a CDS encoding UbiA family prenyltransferase; this translates as MLSLSSWLHMRIPFSYFLMPVFLFSLSVSPNNSMYATVFWTFIIIHLLLYPASNGYNSYFDKDEKSIGGLKNPPPVNKGLYSLALLFDALAIGLGWLMISFTFAVMLFVYGLVSKAYSHPAIRLKKYPIGGWLVAGIFQGFFTFIMCYVGINKFSLETAWQWPVLIPAALSTLMLWGNYPMTQIYQHDEDGRRGDKTLSLLLGIRGTFYFVGAVFGVVTLGFVIYFNAFFSNRQAIAFLIALSPVVLYFLYWFAQAYRDETKADYQHTMWLNFISATCLNAFFLYLTLSTLKFIA